The following coding sequences are from one Frigoribacterium sp. Leaf415 window:
- the rimI gene encoding ribosomal protein S18-alanine N-acetyltransferase — protein sequence MSVLLRTATLDDLDGIMAIETSTFANDAWSRASMTHELTAPGGRYLVATAESDDTTVIGYAGMLALRGAPEADIQTIAVLAEHQGQGLGRAMLTQLLTEARQGGVREVFLEVRADNPGAQHLYETLGFERIAVRPRYYMPDGVDAVVMRLSVPPAVTETTPGPVEPFGDAPLDEQDVRP from the coding sequence ATGAGCGTCCTGCTGCGCACGGCCACCCTCGACGACCTCGACGGCATCATGGCCATCGAGACCTCGACCTTCGCGAACGACGCCTGGTCGCGGGCGAGCATGACGCACGAGCTCACCGCCCCCGGCGGTCGGTACCTGGTCGCCACGGCCGAGAGCGACGACACCACCGTCATCGGTTACGCCGGCATGCTGGCGCTGCGAGGGGCCCCCGAGGCCGACATCCAGACCATCGCCGTGCTCGCCGAGCACCAGGGGCAGGGGCTCGGTCGGGCGATGCTGACCCAGCTGCTCACCGAGGCCCGTCAGGGCGGGGTTCGCGAGGTGTTCCTCGAGGTGCGGGCCGACAACCCCGGGGCGCAGCACCTCTACGAGACACTCGGCTTCGAGCGGATCGCCGTCCGCCCGCGGTACTACATGCCCGACGGGGTCGACGCGGTCGTCATGCGGCTGAGCGTCCCGCCGGCCGTCACCGAGACCACCCCGGGCCCCGTCGAGCCGTTCGGCGACGCGCCCCTCGACGAACAGGACGTCCGCCCGTGA
- the tsaB gene encoding tRNA (adenosine(37)-N6)-threonylcarbamoyltransferase complex dimerization subunit type 1 TsaB, which translates to MILAIDTSAGSSVAVVDRDGGVLAEHTVADTRRHAEVIGRLIDDALREAGVAPAELSAVVAGRGPGPFTGLRVGIAAARAFAFGAGVPCLSVGSHDAVAFERLSAAAGRSVGTAGGPVDSPLVVVTDARRREVAYSSWSGLDDDGLPVLVAGPALVRPADLDEATGASSSWARTDPDATTVSAAALGMLAERLFEHGRAFADAEPLYLREPDVTPSAGPKPVTR; encoded by the coding sequence GTGATCCTGGCCATCGACACCTCAGCCGGCTCGTCCGTCGCCGTCGTCGACCGCGACGGCGGTGTCCTCGCCGAGCACACGGTCGCCGACACCCGGCGTCACGCCGAGGTGATCGGCCGCCTGATCGACGACGCCCTGCGCGAGGCCGGCGTCGCCCCGGCCGAGCTCTCCGCCGTGGTCGCCGGTCGCGGCCCCGGCCCCTTCACGGGCCTGCGCGTCGGCATCGCCGCCGCCCGCGCCTTCGCCTTCGGTGCCGGCGTGCCGTGCCTGTCGGTCGGCAGTCACGACGCCGTCGCGTTCGAGCGGCTCTCCGCGGCCGCCGGCCGCTCCGTCGGCACCGCCGGCGGCCCCGTCGACTCGCCGCTCGTCGTCGTCACCGACGCCCGCCGCCGCGAGGTGGCGTACAGCTCGTGGTCGGGGCTCGACGACGACGGCCTGCCCGTGCTCGTGGCCGGCCCCGCCCTCGTGAGGCCGGCCGACCTCGACGAGGCGACCGGCGCCTCCTCGTCCTGGGCGCGCACCGACCCCGACGCGACGACGGTCTCGGCGGCCGCCCTGGGCATGCTGGCCGAGCGGCTCTTCGAGCACGGTCGCGCGTTCGCCGACGCCGAGCCGTTGTACCTGCGCGAGCCCGACGTCACCCCGTCGGCCGGTCCCAAGCCGGTCACACGATGA
- a CDS encoding right-handed parallel beta-helix repeat-containing protein → MPSAPEHRLSPPTRVRTAIGALATVVAVVAGVVVPVTGASAAPSTVASDSSTRTSTTSWGSADKGGAWSTWSGPSKASFTVGSGSSTISNLAPGSTATATLASVSVKDVEVEGTVDLPKTKAGFYQGWELRRQGDGSAYRGRLESGSSGSVALAVTKVKKSGETLLGRVALPASVAPGATLAVSFRAEGTSTVALKGKAWVDGSSEPGWQLAVSDSAADRVSQGGSVGLWQYASAGNTARSSTSFDDLVVIGSPSDAAPAPTPTPAPTPTPTPTPTPTPTPTPAPAPAPEAAPVGSRGSLPVGSASYPVPSGALVVSPSGNDGAAGTQAAPLRTLAAAVAKAKSGATIVLRAGTYNESVVVPFQKTVTIQSYPREAVWLDGSVPVTSWSRSGSGWSTPWSAFPSSVMDNVADNPRFVSPSFPLAARPDQVFLDGVQLTQVTPDRLAPGTFAADAASGRMLIGSDPSGHAVRVSNKAQAIWVQSPDSTVRGFGVRGYATPYAERGAIRLGNTGATAENLVIQDNAMIGINLENNGGTLSKLTVERSGLLGIGTNASYDLSITDSVIRQNNWQRFKEAPVSGGIKITRARGVTVSNNDISRNYSSGLWLDESVYDSKVIGNTADGNEWTGIQLELSSKAVVAGNTITGGKAGLQIFNTDDVRVFNNSIGGFSQFGIKITQDERRQATASTGQDRRRPLPDPTMTWVTGKITIANNAFGSGGSYQVFVLDGKTNRPADSMGISLTGNAFNQRRTTAQATLVGWGAGDNKTVTRLDSVAALSAKNGSWRNVETSGVLDLGAMGSLLASSLGIVSTLPSDVAALLGQPVTARRIGAF, encoded by the coding sequence ATGCCCAGCGCCCCCGAGCACCGCCTCTCTCCACCCACCCGCGTCCGCACCGCCATCGGTGCCCTCGCGACGGTCGTCGCCGTCGTGGCCGGCGTCGTCGTCCCGGTGACCGGTGCGTCCGCAGCCCCGAGCACGGTTGCGTCCGACTCGTCGACGCGCACGTCGACCACCAGTTGGGGGTCCGCCGACAAGGGAGGGGCCTGGTCGACCTGGTCCGGTCCGTCGAAGGCGTCCTTCACGGTCGGCTCCGGCTCTTCGACCATCTCGAACCTCGCTCCCGGCTCGACCGCCACGGCGACCCTCGCGAGCGTGTCGGTCAAGGACGTCGAAGTCGAGGGCACGGTCGACCTGCCGAAGACGAAGGCCGGTTTCTACCAGGGGTGGGAGCTCCGTCGCCAAGGTGACGGCTCCGCCTACCGAGGCCGCCTCGAGTCGGGCAGCTCGGGCAGCGTGGCCCTCGCGGTGACCAAGGTGAAGAAGTCCGGAGAGACCCTGCTCGGCCGCGTCGCGCTCCCCGCGAGCGTCGCTCCGGGTGCGACGCTGGCCGTCTCGTTCCGCGCCGAGGGCACGTCCACGGTGGCGCTCAAGGGCAAGGCCTGGGTCGACGGCTCCTCCGAGCCCGGCTGGCAGCTGGCCGTCTCGGACTCGGCCGCCGACCGTGTCTCGCAGGGCGGTTCCGTCGGCCTCTGGCAGTACGCCAGCGCCGGCAACACGGCCCGGTCGAGCACCTCGTTCGACGACCTCGTCGTCATCGGCAGCCCGTCGGACGCCGCCCCGGCCCCGACGCCGACGCCTGCACCGACTCCCACTCCGACACCGACACCGACTCCGACACCGACTCCGACACCCGCCCCGGCGCCCGCACCCGAGGCAGCTCCCGTCGGCTCGCGCGGTTCGCTCCCGGTCGGCTCGGCCTCGTACCCCGTGCCGTCGGGCGCGCTGGTCGTGTCGCCGTCCGGCAACGACGGCGCGGCCGGAACGCAGGCTGCGCCGCTGCGTACCCTCGCGGCGGCGGTGGCGAAGGCGAAGTCGGGAGCGACCATCGTCCTCCGCGCCGGTACCTACAACGAGAGCGTCGTCGTGCCCTTCCAGAAGACGGTCACGATCCAGTCCTATCCCCGTGAGGCGGTGTGGCTCGACGGTTCCGTTCCCGTGACGTCCTGGTCGCGCTCGGGTTCGGGGTGGAGCACCCCGTGGTCCGCCTTCCCGTCCTCGGTCATGGACAACGTGGCGGACAACCCCCGGTTCGTCTCACCGTCGTTCCCGCTCGCCGCGCGTCCGGACCAGGTGTTCCTCGACGGCGTCCAGCTCACCCAGGTGACGCCCGACCGGCTCGCCCCGGGTACCTTCGCGGCCGACGCCGCGTCGGGCCGCATGCTGATCGGCAGCGACCCGTCGGGACACGCCGTGCGCGTCAGCAACAAGGCACAGGCCATCTGGGTGCAGTCGCCCGACTCGACCGTGCGCGGCTTCGGCGTCCGGGGTTACGCGACGCCCTACGCCGAGCGAGGCGCCATCCGCCTCGGCAACACCGGAGCGACGGCCGAGAACCTCGTCATCCAGGACAACGCCATGATCGGCATCAACCTCGAGAACAACGGCGGCACCCTGTCGAAGCTGACCGTCGAGCGCAGCGGCCTGCTGGGCATCGGCACCAACGCCTCGTACGACCTGTCGATCACCGACTCGGTCATCCGCCAGAACAACTGGCAGCGCTTCAAGGAGGCACCGGTCTCGGGCGGCATCAAGATCACGCGGGCACGTGGCGTGACGGTGTCGAACAACGACATCAGCCGCAACTACAGCTCGGGTCTCTGGCTCGACGAGTCCGTCTACGACAGCAAGGTGATCGGCAACACCGCCGACGGCAACGAGTGGACGGGCATCCAGCTCGAGCTCTCGAGCAAGGCCGTGGTGGCGGGCAACACGATCACGGGTGGCAAGGCCGGGTTGCAGATCTTCAACACCGACGACGTCCGCGTCTTCAACAACTCGATCGGCGGCTTCAGCCAGTTCGGCATCAAGATCACCCAGGACGAGCGTCGGCAGGCCACGGCCTCCACCGGTCAGGACCGTCGACGCCCCCTGCCCGACCCGACCATGACCTGGGTCACGGGCAAGATCACGATCGCCAACAACGCGTTCGGCAGCGGTGGTTCGTACCAGGTGTTCGTCCTCGACGGGAAGACGAACCGGCCGGCCGACTCGATGGGCATCTCGCTCACGGGCAACGCGTTCAACCAGCGGCGCACCACGGCGCAGGCGACGCTCGTCGGCTGGGGTGCCGGGGACAACAAGACCGTGACCCGCCTCGACTCGGTCGCCGCCCTCTCGGCCAAGAACGGGTCCTGGCGCAACGTCGAGACCTCGGGGGTGCTCGACCTCGGCGCGATGGGCAGCCTGCTCGCCTCGTCGCTCGGCATCGTCTCGACCCTGCCGTCCGACGTCGCGGCACTGCTCGGTCAACCCGTCACGGCGCGCCGCATCGGCGCGTTCTGA
- a CDS encoding glycosyltransferase family 39 protein produces MTTTTPTTTRPAGSAASSRRARASSIGVPLALGLVGTAVALVGSSTVSLWTDEAATVSAATRSLPELWALVQRIDAVHAAYYLLMHVWTAVAGTSPVALRLPSALAAGVAVVGVHRLLVVLGRPDAAVAGAVVAVVLPRITWMGIEARSFGPSAAVAVWATVLLVVALNRGGAARWIGYAALVGVGTALNIYVALLAVAHAVTVAAWRRVAMRRRLAWLASAAAGGLAASPVVVLAAGQQGQLGDNDLSLVQIARGVVVNQWFLGGTPTRVDSTASPTEPWALASLALAFVGWVAMTAAVVAGVRGRRAGPLWVLVPLLVVPTFVVVAYSLLVSPLYNPRYFTFAAPACAALVGVGVTVLRRRADRVVALALIVALCAPVWLSQRQVTGKSGTDWSEAAAVVERGARPGDGVYFAPLDADPPRVVERSTSNVAVVYPDAFEGLVDVTVRSRPVDQDSLRGTAWPLDSRQVRLDEVDRLWVVEPADEPTALDDDDVLEAAGFEVVSRWTGEMTAVEEWRRP; encoded by the coding sequence ATGACGACCACCACCCCGACGACGACCCGCCCGGCCGGGTCCGCGGCGTCCTCGCGACGCGCCCGCGCCTCCTCGATCGGCGTCCCGCTCGCGCTCGGTCTGGTCGGCACGGCCGTGGCCCTCGTCGGCTCGTCGACCGTGTCGCTCTGGACCGACGAGGCCGCCACGGTCTCGGCCGCCACCCGGTCGCTGCCCGAGCTCTGGGCCCTGGTGCAGCGCATCGACGCGGTGCACGCCGCCTACTACCTGTTGATGCACGTCTGGACGGCCGTCGCGGGCACCTCGCCCGTCGCCCTGCGCCTGCCGAGCGCACTGGCGGCCGGCGTGGCCGTCGTCGGCGTGCACCGTCTGCTGGTCGTGCTCGGCCGCCCGGACGCCGCCGTCGCGGGTGCGGTGGTCGCCGTCGTGTTGCCGCGCATCACCTGGATGGGCATCGAGGCGCGCTCCTTCGGGCCCAGCGCGGCCGTGGCCGTGTGGGCGACCGTCCTGCTCGTCGTCGCGCTGAACCGTGGAGGCGCGGCGCGGTGGATCGGGTACGCCGCCCTCGTCGGGGTCGGCACCGCCCTGAACATCTACGTCGCCCTGCTCGCCGTGGCCCACGCCGTGACCGTGGCCGCCTGGCGTCGGGTCGCCATGAGGCGCCGTCTGGCCTGGCTCGCCTCCGCCGCGGCGGGTGGCCTGGCGGCGTCTCCGGTCGTCGTGCTCGCAGCCGGTCAGCAGGGCCAACTCGGCGACAACGACCTGAGCCTCGTGCAGATCGCCCGGGGAGTCGTGGTCAACCAGTGGTTCCTCGGCGGCACGCCCACGCGGGTGGACTCGACGGCGTCGCCCACCGAGCCCTGGGCGCTCGCCTCCCTGGCCCTGGCATTCGTGGGATGGGTCGCGATGACGGCCGCGGTCGTCGCCGGGGTGCGCGGCCGGCGGGCCGGGCCGCTGTGGGTGCTGGTCCCGTTGCTCGTCGTGCCGACGTTCGTCGTGGTGGCCTACAGCCTGCTGGTGAGTCCGCTCTACAACCCCCGCTACTTCACCTTCGCCGCCCCGGCGTGCGCGGCGCTGGTCGGCGTCGGCGTGACCGTCCTGCGGCGTCGTGCCGACCGCGTCGTCGCCCTCGCCCTGATCGTCGCCCTGTGCGCTCCGGTCTGGCTGTCGCAGCGGCAGGTCACGGGCAAGAGCGGCACCGACTGGTCCGAGGCCGCAGCGGTGGTCGAGCGGGGTGCGCGGCCCGGCGACGGCGTCTACTTCGCGCCGCTCGACGCCGATCCGCCGCGGGTGGTCGAGCGGTCGACGTCCAACGTCGCCGTCGTCTACCCGGACGCCTTCGAGGGCCTCGTCGACGTCACGGTCCGGAGCCGACCCGTCGACCAGGACAGCCTCCGCGGCACGGCGTGGCCCCTCGACTCGCGGCAGGTGAGGCTCGACGAGGTCGACCGTCTCTGGGTCGTCGAACCCGCCGACGAGCCGACGGCCCTCGACGACGACGACGTCCTCGAGGCGGCGGGCTTCGAGGTCGTCAGCCGGTGGACCGGTGAGATGACGGCAGTCGAGGAGTGGCGCCGACCCTGA
- a CDS encoding PKD domain-containing protein, which translates to MGRTVSSRLRLPAIVAASAVLLSVMIGVQPAQADSAPADPTSPSTPATVTADALPAPQIDGSVFSQVIVGNTVYAAGKFTKARPAGAAAGVNEVPRSYLLAYDITTGVLSTSFAPVIDGQVKALAASPDGKRLYIGGAFTKVNGVNKYRLAALDPTTGALVTSWNPGTNATVNAIAAVGPTVYIGGVFSSIGKDTRPKAAAVTASNGTNLPWSPQIAGGDVLGLVASPDGSKIVLGGSFTSVNGSAQPGLGMAMVDSTTAASLPLQANDVVRNGGTQSAIYSLSATANGFYGSGYTFYGDGRLEGAFKASWNGDLTWVEDCHGDTYSVAANSTAVFVAGHPHYCGNIGGQPQTDPWTFQRAMAFSDSATQTVTNDPYGYYNFAGTPAPSILNWFPDFGTGTYTGLSQGPWSVAANDKYVVYGGEFPTVNGKAQNGLVRFAVSSLAPNKMGPEASGALFTPNLVSLSSGTVRVSWQSNWDKDNANLTYAVYRDGDLTNPVYTKTTASTFWKRPALGFVDKDLAPGSTHSYRIRATDPLGNTVLGDGVDITVTADAVSPYAKQVAADGATSLWRLGEKSGSTVYDWVGYDDQQAQAGVTRGTTGQTTTDSDGASTFSGTDTGLSSTASAITGPQTFTVEAWFRTTSTAGGKIVGFGSNRTGNSNSYDRHLYMDPRGRVSFGVYPNASRIITSPTALNDGQWHQVVGTLSSAGQSFYVDGKKIATDAGTTGAQDYTGFWRIGGDNNWDGAPYFQGDIDDVSVYPTALSPQQVDGQWVASGRTSTLPKAPADAYGARVFQDDPEAYFRLDGDSSGLATDSSPIGTNGVSTGGLTTGGPSAVGGTGRSATFNGQDAGVATTTSYDTPNSYTLETWFNTTTTSGGKLIGFGNQQTGYSGNYDRHVYMEQDGRLQFGNWTGQMNLASSTASYNDGRWHHVVATQGSGGMKLYVDGAEVGSNPTTASDGYRGFWRLGGDSSWNSGSSYWAGSLDEAAVYARPLDATTVAQHYALGANKPNAAPTAAFTSSATGLGATFDGSTSVDGDGSIASYAWDFGDGSAAASGTKPAHTYAAGGTYTVTLTVTDDRGAVGTSTATVTVTPPRVNQAPTASFASTVDHLVVAVDGRASTDADGSIASYRWDFGDGTAAATGSTTGHTYAAAGTYTVTLTVTDGEGATGTSTGTVTVAPAPPANVAPTASFTNTSTGLAVSTDASTSADPDGTVAGYAWTFGDGGTATGRTASHTYAAAGTYTVTLTVTDDKGATGTSTGTVTVAPIPNAAPTASFTTATDKLSVSADGRSSSDSDGTVAAYAWDFGDGATATGSTTKHDFAAAGTYTVTLTVTDDKGATGTRTSTVTVTAPPVVTAVVKDGFGRSVTGGWGTAEVGGTWARTGSASQYAVTGGVGTQFLGAAGWNTSMALTGVSSTDTDLRTSVSLDKAATGGGTFVYVTGRKVATNSEYRATLRYRSDGRAVVALTAFKGSATGINLVGETLVPGTVAPGAKLNVRLEVSGTGTTTIRAKVWADGTTEPTAWTVSATDTYAGLQAPGWVALGAYASGSTTNAPQTVSFDDLSVFKP; encoded by the coding sequence ATGGGAAGAACCGTCTCGTCGCGCCTTCGCCTGCCCGCGATCGTCGCTGCGTCCGCCGTGCTCCTGTCCGTCATGATCGGAGTCCAGCCCGCCCAGGCCGACTCCGCACCCGCCGACCCGACGTCGCCGTCGACCCCGGCGACCGTCACAGCCGACGCGCTGCCGGCACCGCAGATCGACGGCTCCGTGTTCTCGCAGGTCATCGTGGGCAACACCGTCTACGCCGCGGGCAAGTTCACCAAGGCGCGCCCGGCTGGTGCGGCCGCAGGGGTGAACGAGGTCCCGCGGAGCTATCTGTTGGCCTACGACATCACGACCGGCGTCTTGTCGACCAGCTTCGCGCCCGTGATCGACGGCCAGGTCAAGGCCCTCGCCGCCTCGCCCGACGGCAAGCGCCTCTACATCGGCGGCGCGTTCACCAAGGTGAACGGCGTGAACAAGTACCGCCTCGCCGCACTCGACCCGACCACCGGCGCCCTCGTCACGAGCTGGAACCCCGGCACGAACGCGACGGTCAACGCCATCGCGGCCGTCGGCCCCACCGTCTACATCGGCGGAGTCTTCTCGAGCATCGGCAAGGACACGCGCCCGAAGGCCGCCGCGGTCACCGCGTCCAACGGCACGAACCTGCCGTGGTCGCCCCAGATCGCGGGCGGCGACGTCCTCGGCCTCGTGGCCAGCCCGGACGGCTCCAAGATCGTGCTCGGCGGCTCGTTCACCTCGGTCAACGGTTCGGCACAGCCCGGACTCGGCATGGCGATGGTGGACTCGACCACCGCCGCCAGCCTGCCTCTGCAGGCGAACGACGTCGTCCGCAACGGCGGCACGCAGTCGGCGATCTACAGTCTCAGCGCGACGGCCAACGGTTTCTACGGCTCGGGCTACACCTTCTACGGTGACGGTCGGCTCGAGGGCGCGTTCAAGGCGTCCTGGAACGGCGACCTCACGTGGGTCGAGGATTGCCACGGCGACACCTATTCGGTGGCCGCCAACAGCACCGCCGTCTTCGTCGCCGGCCACCCGCACTACTGCGGCAACATCGGCGGCCAGCCGCAGACCGACCCCTGGACCTTCCAGCGGGCGATGGCCTTCAGCGACTCGGCCACGCAGACCGTGACGAACGACCCCTACGGCTACTACAACTTCGCGGGCACACCCGCACCGAGCATCCTCAACTGGTTCCCCGACTTCGGGACCGGCACCTACACGGGCCTCAGCCAGGGCCCGTGGAGCGTCGCCGCCAACGACAAGTACGTGGTCTACGGCGGCGAGTTCCCCACGGTCAACGGCAAGGCACAGAACGGCCTCGTGCGCTTCGCGGTGTCGAGCCTCGCCCCGAACAAGATGGGCCCCGAGGCATCGGGAGCGCTCTTCACCCCGAACCTCGTCTCGCTGTCGTCCGGCACGGTCCGCGTCAGCTGGCAGTCCAACTGGGACAAGGACAACGCGAACCTGACGTACGCGGTGTACCGCGACGGCGACCTCACGAACCCGGTCTACACGAAGACCACGGCGTCGACCTTCTGGAAGCGCCCCGCCCTCGGCTTCGTCGACAAGGACCTCGCCCCCGGCAGCACCCACAGCTACCGCATCCGCGCCACCGATCCGCTCGGCAACACGGTACTGGGTGACGGTGTCGACATCACCGTGACGGCCGACGCGGTCTCGCCCTACGCCAAGCAGGTCGCCGCGGACGGCGCCACGTCGCTCTGGCGCCTCGGCGAGAAGAGCGGCTCGACCGTCTACGACTGGGTCGGTTACGACGACCAGCAGGCCCAGGCCGGCGTGACGCGCGGCACCACCGGTCAGACCACGACGGACTCCGACGGCGCGAGCACCTTCTCGGGCACGGACACCGGTCTCTCGTCGACGGCGTCGGCAATCACCGGCCCGCAGACCTTCACGGTCGAGGCCTGGTTCCGCACGACGTCGACCGCCGGCGGAAAGATCGTCGGCTTCGGCAGCAACCGCACCGGCAACTCCAACTCGTACGACCGGCACCTGTACATGGACCCCAGGGGCCGTGTCTCGTTCGGCGTGTACCCGAATGCCAGCCGCATCATCACGAGCCCGACCGCCCTGAACGACGGTCAGTGGCACCAGGTGGTCGGCACGTTGAGCTCGGCCGGTCAGTCGTTCTACGTCGACGGCAAGAAGATCGCGACCGACGCGGGGACGACCGGCGCCCAGGACTACACGGGCTTCTGGCGCATCGGTGGCGACAACAACTGGGACGGCGCGCCCTACTTCCAGGGCGACATCGACGACGTGTCGGTGTACCCGACGGCCCTGAGCCCCCAGCAGGTCGACGGCCAGTGGGTCGCCTCGGGTCGCACGAGCACACTGCCCAAGGCACCGGCCGACGCCTACGGCGCCCGGGTCTTCCAGGACGACCCCGAGGCGTACTTCCGACTCGACGGCGACTCGTCCGGCCTCGCGACCGACTCCTCACCGATCGGCACGAACGGCGTCTCCACCGGCGGGCTGACGACCGGCGGCCCGTCGGCCGTCGGCGGCACCGGCCGGTCGGCGACGTTCAACGGGCAGGACGCCGGCGTGGCGACCACCACCTCGTACGACACCCCGAACAGCTACACGCTCGAGACCTGGTTCAACACGACCACGACCTCGGGCGGCAAGCTGATCGGCTTCGGCAACCAGCAGACCGGCTACAGCGGCAACTACGACCGCCACGTCTACATGGAGCAGGACGGTCGCCTGCAGTTCGGCAACTGGACCGGCCAGATGAACCTCGCGAGCAGCACGGCGAGCTACAACGACGGCCGCTGGCACCACGTGGTCGCCACGCAGGGCTCGGGCGGCATGAAGCTCTACGTGGACGGAGCCGAGGTGGGGTCGAACCCGACCACGGCCTCCGACGGCTACCGGGGCTTCTGGCGCCTGGGCGGCGACAGCTCGTGGAACTCGGGCTCGAGCTACTGGGCCGGCAGCCTCGACGAGGCCGCCGTCTACGCCCGCCCCCTCGACGCCACTACGGTCGCGCAGCACTACGCGCTCGGTGCGAACAAGCCGAACGCTGCGCCCACGGCGGCCTTCACCTCGTCGGCCACCGGTCTCGGTGCCACCTTCGACGGCAGCACCTCGGTCGACGGCGACGGCTCGATCGCCTCGTACGCCTGGGACTTCGGTGACGGCAGCGCCGCGGCGTCGGGGACCAAGCCCGCCCACACCTACGCCGCGGGCGGCACGTACACGGTCACGCTGACCGTGACCGACGACCGGGGTGCCGTCGGCACCTCGACCGCGACCGTCACGGTGACGCCGCCCCGCGTGAACCAGGCACCCACCGCCTCGTTCGCCTCGACCGTCGACCACCTGGTCGTCGCCGTGGACGGTAGGGCATCGACCGACGCCGACGGAAGCATCGCGTCGTACCGCTGGGACTTCGGTGACGGGACGGCCGCAGCCACCGGCTCGACCACCGGACACACCTACGCCGCGGCCGGCACCTACACCGTGACCCTCACGGTGACCGACGGCGAGGGCGCCACCGGCACCTCCACGGGCACGGTCACCGTCGCCCCGGCCCCGCCGGCGAACGTCGCCCCCACGGCGTCGTTCACGAACACCTCGACGGGTCTGGCGGTGTCGACCGACGCGTCGACCTCGGCCGACCCCGACGGGACCGTGGCCGGCTACGCCTGGACCTTCGGCGACGGCGGCACGGCCACCGGAAGGACGGCCTCGCACACGTATGCCGCCGCCGGCACGTACACCGTGACCCTCACGGTGACCGACGACAAGGGCGCCACCGGCACCTCCACGGGAACCGTCACGGTCGCGCCGATCCCGAACGCGGCCCCCACGGCGTCGTTCACGACGGCGACCGACAAGCTCTCGGTCTCCGCCGACGGACGCTCCTCGAGCGACTCCGACGGCACCGTCGCCGCCTACGCCTGGGACTTCGGTGACGGAGCCACCGCGACCGGCAGCACGACGAAGCACGACTTCGCCGCCGCCGGAACGTACACGGTGACCCTGACGGTGACCGACGACAAGGGCGCCACCGGGACCCGCACCTCCACGGTGACGGTCACCGCGCCTCCTGTCGTCACCGCCGTGGTCAAGGACGGCTTCGGCCGCTCGGTGACGGGTGGCTGGGGCACGGCAGAGGTCGGTGGCACCTGGGCCCGCACGGGCAGCGCGTCGCAGTACGCGGTGACCGGCGGGGTCGGCACGCAGTTCCTCGGTGCTGCCGGGTGGAACACCTCGATGGCCCTCACCGGGGTCAGCTCGACCGACACCGACCTGCGCACGAGCGTCAGCCTCGACAAGGCGGCGACGGGTGGCGGCACGTTCGTCTACGTCACCGGCCGGAAGGTCGCGACCAACTCGGAGTACCGCGCGACCCTGCGCTACCGCTCCGACGGACGCGCGGTCGTCGCCCTCACGGCGTTCAAGGGTTCGGCCACGGGCATCAACCTGGTGGGCGAGACCCTCGTCCCCGGAACGGTGGCCCCCGGGGCGAAGCTCAACGTGCGCCTCGAGGTGAGCGGTACGGGGACGACGACGATCCGCGCCAAGGTCTGGGCGGACGGCACCACCGAGCCGACGGCCTGGACCGTGTCGGCCACCGACACGTACGCGGGGCTGCAGGCACCCGGCTGGGTCGCCCTCGGCGCCTACGCCTCGGGCAGCACCACCAACGCCCCGCAGACGGTCTCGTTCGACGACCTGAGCGTCTTCAAGCCGTGA